In Erigeron canadensis isolate Cc75 chromosome 7, C_canadensis_v1, whole genome shotgun sequence, one DNA window encodes the following:
- the LOC122609569 gene encoding trans-cinnamate 4-monooxygenase: protein MDLLLLEKTLIALFATIIITIVISKLRGKKFKLPPGPTAVPIFGNWLQVGDDLNHRNLTDLAKKFGQIFLLRMGQRNLVVVSSPDLAKEVLHTQGVEFGSRTRNVVFDIFTGKGQDMVFTVYGEHWRKMRRIMTVPFFTNKVVQQYRKGWEDEAAAVVEDVKKNPKSATEGVVIRKRLQLMMYNNMFRIMFDRRFDSEDDPLFLKLKALNGERSRLAQSFEYNYGDFIPVLRPFLRGYLKLCKEVKDKRLQLFKDYFVDERKKIGSTQKLDNNQLKCAIDHILEAKDKGEINEDNVLYIVENINVAAIETTLWSIEWGIAELVNHPEIQAKLRHELDTKLGPGVQITEPDVQNLPYLQAVVKETLRLRMAIPLLVPHMNLHDAKLGGFDIPAESKILVNAWWLANNPDQWKKPEEFRPERFLEEEAKVEANGNDFRYLPFGVGRRSCPGIILALPILGITLGRLVQNFELLPPPGQSKIDTSEKGGQFSLHILKHSTIVAKPRSF, encoded by the exons ATGGATCTTCTCTTGTTAGAGAAAACACTCATTGCATTATTCGCAACAATAATTATCACAATAGTTATATCCAAATTACGTGGCAAAAAATTTAAGTTGCCACCCGGGCCAACCGCAGTGCCAATTTTTGGCAACTGGTTACAAGTTGGTGATGACTTGAACCATAGAAACTTAACTGATCTGGCCAAGAAATTTGGCCAGATCTTTTTATTGCGCATGGGACAACGAAACCTTGTCGTTGTCTCATCCCCTGATCTTGCAAAAGAAGTTTTGCATACACAAGGTGTTGAGTTTGGTTCTCGAACACGAAATGTCGTGTTTGATATTTTTACTGGGAAAGGACAGGATATGGTTTTTACCGTTTATGGTGAACATTGGAGGAAAATGCGTCGCATTATGACTGTCCCGTTTTTTACTAATAAAGTTGTTCAACAATATAG GAAAGGATGGGAAGATGAAGCAGCGGCGGTTGTGGAAGATGTGAAGAAAAATCCGAAATCCGCAACGGAAGGAGTTGTGATAAGGAAAAGGTTACAATTGATGATGTACAACAATATGTTTAGGATCATGTTTGATAGAAGATTTGACAGTGAAGATGATCCTTTGTTTTTGAAACTGAAAGCGTTGAACGGTGAAAGGAGTCGTTTGGCGCAAAGTTTCGAGTATAACTACGGTGATTTCATTCCGGTTTTGAGACCGTTTTTGAGAGGTTACTTGAAGTTGTGTAAGGAAGTgaaggacaaaaggcttcagCTCTTCAAGGATTACTTTGTTGATGAAAGGAA GAAGATTGGAAGCACACAGAAATTGGACAACAATCAACTAAAATGTGCAATTGATCACATTCTTGAAGCCAAGGACAAGGGAGAGATCAATGAAGACAATGTTCTTTACATTGTTGAAAACATTAATGTTGCTG CAATCGAGACGACTCTATGGTCAATAGAGTGGGGAATTGCCGAGCTTGTGAACCATCCTGAGATCCAGGCCAAGCTAAGACACGAGCTTGACACTAAGCTCGGGCCCGGTGTCCAGATCACCGAGCCTGATGTCCAAAACCTACCTTACCTCCAAGCCGTGGTGAAAGAAACTCTTCGTCTACGAATGGCAATCCCACTTCTAGTCCCCCACATGAACCTCCACGACGCTAAGCTTGGTGGCTTTGACATTCCGGCTGAAAGCAAGATCTTGGTCAATGCTTGGTGGCTAGCAAACAACCCTGACCAATGGAAGAAACCCGAGGAGTTTAGACCCGAGAGGTTTTTGGAAGAGGAAGCAAAGGTTGAGGCTAATGGAAATGATTTCAGGTACTTGCCATTCGGAGTTGGAAGGAGGAGTTGCCCCGGAATCATTCTTGCATTGCCGATCCTTGGTATTACGCTTGGTCGTTTGGTGCAGAATTTCGAGCTTTTGCCACCACCAGGACAGTCTAAGATTGACACAAGTGAGAAAGGTGGACAGTTTAGTTTGCATATCTTGAAGCACTCTACCATTGTTGCTAAACCTCGAtcgttttaa